CGCTTTGCCCAACTAAACATCTGCCGAGAAAGATCTGCTTCGCAGTTTAGAAGGAAGCGTTAAAGCACAAGGACATCGTGTGTCGTGTGAGGTTCATTTTGGCATCCGGACGTGCCATATTTTGCAGGAGCACTCAAGCGATTTTCTCCTGCATTTGCCAGAGGATCCATCACCTGTTTCACAATTACGGATGACGACGAAGAGTTGGCATTAAAcgcacattttattaaaaagaCCAGAGCCAAAACGCTGGCATTTAAAATTCACTCTTATCAGTTTGGAGATCCACTCATATGGTCTTAATCAAGAGCATGTGGGTTGAATGGGCTCGATTCCAGGAAACACTCATGCGTGGAGACCTTTTAAAGGACAGATCCATATCTATCCATGTATCACATTACTCGTTACTCGTGTTCGCTGTTTATATTGCATGTCATATGTCACATTAATTGCCTCTCTAGAGAGCAGAATATGCAGCAacacattttttatatttagcaGAAGTCTTgaaccaatgtttttttttattctcctaCAGAAGTCTTGCCTCTCAGAGCTTTAAGAAAACCAAATCATGTTTCTTTGGTCAATTACGAAACCACAGCTGCAGAAAATACATATAATCCATACAATGAAACTTGGAGCCGACTATACTACGATTAAAGTACTGATATATATGGTGTCAAACTGAGGGTGAGGTTCCTTACAAATATGAGAGGAAATGACATACGAACAAGAGCTCCCCGATATTAGATGTCAGTAGATTAAATGAATCCATGACATTTTACTGTTTACCACAAAATGATGGAGCTTAATTAGAGAGAAGCCACGTTCCCGTTTAGCTGCTCTCCTGAGGTCTTCAGTCACGATGCATGGACTTCATCTACTGTCCGTACATTTTTACAAAGTTGTTGAAGGATTGTTGATGTTTCAATTCTCATTCCTCTAAACACTTGAAGGAGTTGTTGACATTAAAGTCCTGCAGTTAATGTAACCTTTAATCCTACAAGTTCCTTTTGGCAGATTTTCTGGAGCCTTTAAATACTAAACATTAGTTGAGCAAAACCAGAACATTTACACCTCTCTGTGTCAATCTCATGAGAATATCTGATATCAGAAATGCTGAATTATTCATTTTAGATTCAACTGACTTTACATAAATCTGTTATCATAAACTGTTTGGTTAGGTACTGGCTTTGGTTTATGGACAGGTCCTGGTTTGTGTTTAGAAGAAAAACCTGAACCACTTGTAAGTAAGAGTGCCGTTCTGGCAGGCAATTATTAACAGAAACCTCTGCTTTTTGTAATCGTCCTCCCTGAACACAGGAATTAACAGAGCAACATGGTGCACGTTGTTGTTAAGCATCCACCAGGATGACAACTCATTTGTATGTGAGCGTCCCGTGGCAAACTAAACGGCTAGCACAGCTGGTAAAAACGCTCTACAGTAAATTCTGAACCTCAACAAAGACATCTTGTTCACCTGCTCTAGAAATGCCCCCAATGTTGAAGTTAGACTATCAAACTGAATTCATGTGTCAGAGGGAATCTTATGCATGTGTCCTGGTATGTCAAAACATGATAATATCTGCCTTACCCACTGACACttatgcatatacacacacatacacatacatacagagAAAGCAAAACTTAGAAACACAGGGAAatgaataatcagtagaaaacgatatagagatccaacaaatccattattcctccagttaaaattgttgaaatttcatgaaatagtagactatagtattctgcaaattatgtttaaagctcataaaaaaaactttaccaatcaacattcagaaaagatttgaaaaaagagaaagcaagtataacttaaaaggaacagagatttaaaaaaaaccaagattcaggacaaaattgatggaacgttgtgtttctgtgaaaggaatcagtttatggaacaatctgaataaagaaaagaatccaaatcaaacattacgttcaaaagaacaattaaagcctgtatgttaagtaaatataatgaaatatgttagttaagtttgattgacatacccatagacggcggtaattttattttattttagttttttattcacttagtttttttttttcttctaatttacgttatttgtgaagttatttcttggaaaaaggggccgatcagataagattcttcttctttctgctcccttttcattcacaatttaagaacatttgtatttgtattgaattgttttatttttttgaatgaaataaagaataaaataaataaataaataaaataaaatgttaagcTTGAGTAAACACATAATTGAAATACGGTACATGAAGTCCAGCTGCTTAATCAGTGTTTAATGTGTTAAGTGTATATGtggacatgtgtgtgtgtgtgttaccttgCGAACACAGTCCCACTGCCGCCGGGGAAGGTATACGGATGTTGTTTTCTGAAGACGTGGCCAACTCTGCTGCAGGGGATGATCTCCAGACTCCCGCCACACTGCCACACACGAAACGAGATCTCtaaagacacaaacacacgtcaaaataaaaacatgtctgTGAATTATTAGAGGCCCTTTGTAAGAAGACTTGTGTCACAGTTGAGCCTGGTATTCTTAACATAATACATGTCCCAAGTGTGTCGATAGTCCAACAGCGTCAGAACTCGTAGTGGCTTGAGAGCAGCGTGTTCACTCGTTATACTGTATCGTGCTTCTACTGTTTGCAAATGATCTCCACTGTGTAGACGTGGTTTTCAGTGTGATCAATAATCACAGCACAACTGTGGAAGACTCTTTTATGTAGATTCAACAACTTCTGAAGCATTTTCTCTTCATGCTTTTGGCACGGAAATGCAGCTGACCTCTGCCCGCAgcctgagacacacacacacgctgcttCAGTACCAAACCCCACAGGGGAGCGGAGGTGTTATAAGTGGGCCAAACACAGACTTTGGgagtaaaaaaaatgtccactgtattcttttcttcttcttttttactttaatatAAAGATTTGGGGAAAATAAATGAACAGTTTCTTGCAGAGAATGAAATTAGAAGAGGGATACTACATCGCTGCCTGCGTGGTAAATATTTAGCAACAACCATCAGTAGTTTATCTCAGCACTAAGACTAGAAACAGGAAgacaacttttatttattttgacgaAGGGGAGTACTGTAAACCTTCGGTGGAAAAAAATAGCTTGTATGTTTCCCAAAACATTCAAGTTATCCTTCAAAATATATTGTTGGTGTTCTGTAACCGCCATAGTAGTCAATTTTCCACTCCGTTGTAAGCTTTTATTTGATTCATGTTACTTTCACTCATCaagaatttaatttttttttattttttattcccaAGCTGTAAGATTTACTCTttacaatatttaaaaatatttaaattttcatCTCTACTGTGCTGAGGAGTAGAGATGCTCCATCTGGCCTCGGAATAGCACTTCATTACAAGTAGACGTGATGTAAATCATTCATACTTCCCACTGAAGAAGAGGAAGTTACACTGGATGAGGGTGTACTCTACTCGCATGTCAATCATGTTGAGTCTTCTCGAACAGACCGAGTCACAGACAGATAGACAAGTCACAGGGCGAATGGTTCAGTAGTGGGTCGTCATTAGGACTTGACGAAGCTCACTCATGTCAGAGTCATCTCCAACGCCCAATTAATATCAAGTATGCTAAATATCTGGAGGATAAGGAATGAACTGATAAAAATTAGATAACGGGAATCTCCTGGAGGGAGACAaacaattaaacaaacaaaacacattaaACATTGGCCGGCTttttgataaaaagaaaaaaggaaaccaACGTCAGTGTTAATTAATAGTTAATTATAGTTGAATAATAATTGTGCTGTATTTCTACAGCTGCTGTTGTGAACCAAAGACTGTaaaaacaatggacgaagcattaaTGTAAACGTCTACCGGCAGCCCTGCAGATATTTTGGTTTCCGAAATATCTGCAGGGCTGCCGGTAGACGTTTATGTTATGTTGACTCGATGGCAAAATCAATCAATTACTATCACATTTAGCCAATGCTGGGTTAGTACACACTTCTGATTGCTTCACTAATCAGTTCATCAGTCTGTCAATTAGTCAGAAATTCACCCCTTCAGAGTTGCATGCGAGATCAAATGATTaagaccaaaatgtttttttaatcaggCTGTaactgtttatttctgctccaaagctggacattttaacatgggagccAACGGAGATTGCCCCGctttggagccagcctctagtggtcaatGAATCTTAGTACCACATGAGTTAGATGATTAGAGCTTGTGGTTAACAGTGCACTTTATTGTGTCCAACGCTAGGACATGACGCATTAATGTTCTTGTGATGTGCTGGCCCCATCTGTTCTGTTGTGGTATTGGCTGTGTGCTAGTGTGGCTCCACAACCTCAATTAACAAGTGATCGAGTcatcattagggatgggcggtattggactaaaaaaatgtatcacaataatttctggcatttatcccgataacgataaatcgTTAtgcaactccacctttgtaactataaatctatcaccacattcagcctttggagcccccaaaacactgctctaaaagaatactaaatgctactaaactacaccaattaaattgaattaataaaaaccaactaaattagtacacctgtactgcaaaactgtaatgactcaaatgaaacaagtttgaaatgtaagaacagattcaacatttattcaaactgtatcgGCTTAAatagtgggataacagtgcaaacagcaaaagtaccattgtccttcaagttttcttagcttataaaatcaaaaagtagaaaaaagatacaacctgataaataaagaaacaggacaaataaataaaagccatcctttgcactcactgtttttttgcagactctgcatataatagatgatgtttgctcctcgtcactctttttaaatccaaaccagttccagataatggagctggagcctcgtttaaaaaacgagctcctcgctctcagatccgccttccgccatgtttgttaaggctgatttatggttctgcattaaatcgacgcagagcctacgccgtaggttacgctgtaggctctgcgtcgatttaacgcagaaccataaatcaggcatcaacgggaatttatcatttttaccgcgagatgacaaattcttaccgtggggaattttttttgacggtatatcgtgaacggtaaaatatcgcccattcctagtcatcatcatcagtccAAAGTTATTCTTAAGTCTTCACAGTACTCACCCAGGTTTTCTCCTCCCCACACGTCCATCATCATGTCATACTTTCCCAGCAGCTCAAAGTAGTCCTTGTCCATGACAAAGAGACCTCCTGCTATCATTGGTGTCCTGGAAGGACAGAGACCAAAGAGAGAAGCCAGATGTGTCAGCTGTGTGAATACTCACGTGACAGTACAAGTGATTCTGTTTTTATCCGTGATCTCTTACTTAATGGGGGCAATGGGGTTGCCTTGCCTGGCTCGTCTCTGCTCCAGAGTCATGTAGTCCCATTTAAATACCAAATTCCAGTCGAAGCCTACCAACATGAACGCAGACAAAAGAGTATAATTAGGACTATTTGTTGGACCACATAACTTTGTTTCCTTGTAATTAGATTTGGCCGGCTTTTATTAGCCGACTGGGATCATTGGCACATTTGCCCTGAGTGGTGCGTTAACAGTATCCATCAAAAACCCTGTTTGACAAGCTAATGCAGTTTACAAAATGAAAAGTATATAGAAAAACTAATCCTAGACTGCTTTAACATGCACCAGTGTGGCGGTAGGACTTTGCATCCAGTAAGCTGTTAAACTAAATACGGTGGATGTGTGCTTGGCAGAAGAGTTGGCTTTGAGTGTGAAAATGAACAACAGAGAAAGTGGCTCCTGAGGCAGAGTGCTGCATGCCAAAACAACACATACTAATGCTTCTGTCAAGATAATGACATATGTTCCCTCTAAACCAGTCCTCTGCAACTACACTGAACACAGATTCATCGCCAAGTCCTACTGACTGACTGCACAGGACTTCTGCAAGTGCCACTCTGTGCCTCTCCGCTTCATCACTTTACCTCCTTTCAGATCAGCCGAGGCTCCAACATACTGAAAGTTGTCCATGTTGATGACATCAATGATAGGAGAAACGACTCTGGTCTTATCCTAGGGAGGGAAaggttcaaaaaaagaaaaagaaacaaaaataagaggaaAATATCATCAGCCGCTAAAGACAAAATTAGAACAGGAAATCTGGCTCAAGTCAAACAGGAGGAGCAAGTGAtgcagagatttttaaaaaaaagtcaaaataccaATGAGTCACATGTTTGGTTTATGTTCCGTTCTGTTCATTGCTGTATTTAAGAAGTGTAATGGAAAATAAAGCTGCTTCGTCATTCCCACCCTGATTTGCTGTTTGATGTGGCTGCAAAACTCCCTGATCTACATCATGCAGCAGTTCAGACAAAGAACTGCTCAAGTGACCCAAATGACAAGAGAGAAATGAGAATCCAGAAACATTTTAATACGACACACAAAACCGTGCAATCACAAGGCCTGCATCTCTTCCTTCATTGGAGCGATGGAGAGAAGTGATGTATTATTTAGAAACGCAGCTAAAGCAAAGAAACGCTGAGTCAATTACTCTGACGGGGAAATGTTTTAGTTCTGGCTCCaggcatttattttcttttttaaagttgagaaaaacaaaacatcacgTTGTGGGGATCAAAAGCAGAATCAGACTATTTTCAGTCGAATCGGATAAATATTTAAAGACCTCTCTCTTTTCCAGACAGAAGCCCATTTAAGATGAACGTAATAATTTTGCCTGACTGCTGTTCACGTCTAatagtttagaatattctgctTCAATAaacaaaatacagaaaaaagaaaacctgacACAAAGAAGAAACAAGGACTTGGTGCAGTGAAAATATACGTTTTATTTAATACTAACAGATTCCAAACCTTTGTGAAAACTCAAATTCAAGTGATGTCATGTGATCCTTGTATTTCACATCATTAAGAAGTCAGAATAATATAGTGCcgtttttatatgaaaataaaacacttcATAATCAATTTAtattattgaattatatttTTAGTTTGTATTTTAGGTCCCTATTAGTTTtagatattacatttttttaaatgtaaaaccaACAAGTTGCCGAATTAAAAATGACCGGGTAATATTGTTGTCAGTTGCAGATCCATGACGTGAATGTAAATATATCCTCATCAGAACTCACCCTCGAGTATCAGAGGGAAAGTGCTCTTACAGAATCACACGCATACACTGACCAGGAGACATTTGTGTATGTGAGTCTCCGATAAGGTGTGCATGACGTAAATGTCAGAGGGTAATGGCTAAGTGCGCTGCTTTCTGCAGACGGCTCTGTTCCTGACATTTAGTTGTATCCCTGCACAACAAATAACGCTTGCTTGATATTGCACAGGGGAAGCATAACTCTTTCTGCAGAGCGTGATCTACTGCAACACGCTCCCCCCAATCCCCCATGAACACTATAACAGAGCACGGACATGAGGGGTCTTTAGTTAGCTTTATGTGCCACTGCAGTTTAAACGGACCTTCATGGTGTTTCTTATAGAAGGGAATCAACGGAAACAGTCAACACACGTGTGTGCAGTGAAAATCAGACTGAAGGTTTGAGCGGGCAGAAGAAATCGATTAGAGCGTCGGTATCTGATGAGGATTACTGATGATGACATTCAGGTCATGCAGACTCTGCTGCGCTGGAGCGGATTTGCTTGATACAACACCTTTAAAAGTGCCCAAAGGTAAAAGCTAGTCCCATTAAAGCAGAGCAGAAGTGGATAGTTGTCGGCGGTGTTGGAGATGTGATggaaataaaagggttctgttACTTTCAGCTACCGGTTATGGAATTTGCACATAAATGTGATCATGAACTGGTATTAATAGCATGTCTGCGCTCTGCCGCGGTGTGTGCGCATAGTCGCATACCTCAGCCACTCGCTCCAGCAGCGGCTCCAGCCAGTGGTCATTACATTCACAGTGAGAGTCCAGGAAGGTAAGGACCGGCGCTGTGGCGGCGTCTGCTCCACGGACCCGCGACCGCATCAGTCCTGGGGAAGTTACAAACAAAACCGgtttcatccaacacgttcaCGGAAAATCATTCCAATCCTTGTATCTGTAAATTTCTTCTTGCTACCTTCTCTGCGGTCGTTCCTGAGCACGCGCACTTTCTCAATCTTCCCCAAAAGCGCCCCGTCCTCCGCTAGAATAAAACACGCAAGCACATTTGACTTGCACTTATCCGCTGACATGGATCTGCTGGTTTGTTTAGTGCGTTCACACACACAGCAACACTTACGGTTATCGCTGTAGTCGTCAACCAGAATGATCTCTTTCACCAAATGAGTGGGGCTTTTCTTCAAGACACTAAACAGAGGGAAAGGGGAACATGTATGTAATGCTGATGAAGTATGAATAATtttgcagataaaaaaaaatgaaagaaatgaaatgaagtaaaaagaaagaaaatgacagCAGCCTTTCACCTACCTGACCACAGTCCGCAGCAGGGCGGACCGAGCTTCATTATGAAAGGTGATGACAACGCTGGAGGCTGGCAGGTCTGACTTCCACTGTTTATGTCTGCAGCTACAAACAAGCAGAAATGCCACAAATTAGAAAAAACTAAACGGAGAGATATGAAATGACAAGCCTGTTCACCCACAAGCATGATGCTGCAAGTGCAAGCCAAGCTGTGAGCTGGAACCGGTCCCTAAAAGATTTCGAATCCTTGACAACAATAAGTGAGATTCTGCACACACCGACAATGaggtgcgcacacacacacacccacacacacacacgcacacacacacacgaaggtgacgcacaaacacacagagacagaaTTGCAAGGCAACGCTCTGCTGAAGCTGGGATTGACAATGATGGAGCAAAATCCCGAGCAatcgcgtgtgcgcgtgtgtgtgtgtgtgtgtgtgtgtgtgtgagctcacACACATTTAAATGAGATAAATCCTGCTCCAAATTATAACTAAGGAACATCAGTAACACCAGAAGGGGGGAAGGACACGTGTGAAGGTCGTAACAATATAGTCAATCTGTAAAAAATAAGGATAGTTGATATTCACGCTGATGAGTaactaaatgaaaacaaatgaccTCCTTGTTCTGTCAAAACAAATCTAACTCATTCAAGAGTGGGCTTGATGAGATGTAGCAGCATATCCTTTGAGtccttttaattctgaatttcaGCCTCTGCGGCCGGActcgtttttttccaggacagATGGTTTGAGACCTGTGGAGTATTTCTTAACACATCACTGAGCAAATGTTGTCACACTGCAGACCCTGTAATCCTGCTGAAAGAAATCACTTCCATTAGGGCCCGCTGTTGCAGTGATGGGACGGCCATGGTCTACCAAAACCTTTTGGTAGATGTTGTTCTTAAAAGTACCGGTCAGCCTTCACTCACAATACCAGAAAGTTAGCCTTTAGCATCACTGGTTACTAGTTACTGTTCCTTGCATCACTTTTGGAGGACACTGACCAGGGCGCACCAGCCACACACCACAAGACCGGAAATTTCAGAGATGCTGCGACCAGATCAACTCTCAGCTCAGCTTTATTTACaaaccactttaaaaacaacacagtTGGCTGAAGTgctgaacacaaaaaaaaaaatctcaaaaccATGCACGCATGTCTCGAACTCATGTCTTCAATTACTTAAAAGTACTCGTGCCAAGAAAACtgaaccaaaaaagaaaaagctctttCATTACAACCTATCGCAAGCCTAAAAGTTATTTTGATTGTATATTGCAAGCAATCAACACTGTAATCAACACAATACTGTACAAATGACATGAGTCAGAGGCAGTAGGAGATACTTCCATACCACGTTTTCAGGGCCGATAGATCCGACTGTCAAAGTTAAGTCAATATATGAGCGAAGGCCAGTGATTGCTTTACGGTAACGGCCTTTGAATCCTGACAGATGCTGCTGGCATAAAACAACCGACCGAGTTTAATGGCATGCTATTAAGACAACAATGATGgcagcagttttattttttttgtgtctcaGGTTAATTTATCCACGCAGCCCAATGTGCTTGttcaaaaacattaaaatcttTTTTACGATGAATTATACAGTTGAAATTAACCGCCCTCAACGTTCCTGCTGAAACACAGGAGCGTATCAATATCTGAAATGAGATTACAgtgcgaggaggaggaggatgtgaaATTTCAAATGAGGGGCTCATAAATGCTAGAGCTATTAAAtgcttaaaatgaataaataaataaataaataaaaaggaagaagtTACTTTAAATATGTCCTTCATTTCAAATGTGAATAGTTTCCAAAGTTTCTCCATTTCTCAAGATAACATAagacactggcaaaaaacacgATGTCTGGATCAACAATACAGGTGAACCAAAGTAAAGCTATTACTACTTTATAAATAAGACACACCCAGATCGGGTTCACCCGGATCAGGTTCACGCATCTCATGCAGaagctttccttttttcccaagcaatttttcatgattttgaaATCATGATTATTGCTGCTTTAATACAAAATGAGAAGTTCTATAAAACAAAGTCATAGCTGTGTGGATACATCCAAAGGACAATAAGAGTTTGAGGATGTTATATTTACAAGTGGGACGTTTAAACCATGTTCCTTATGTGAAAGCTTCCATGGTAAGTTGCAGTAGTTTTAAACCTGAATTCTATTTTTCACAATTACTGCAGAAGAAAAAGTATTTGGAATCCATGCAGTAGTGTAACCAGCAACCATGATGGGACTGAGCACTTGTTATTAACAGGCTGTTATTAACAACATTTCTACGGGACAGCTAAGATATAAGATATGCATTACACATGTAAACTAAGTCTTGTACTAGGAGAAGTCTTGCTCTGAAAGAAAACACCATCAACTTTagtcaaagaaaatgaacaactGCCTGGTTGACAGGTGGTTACTAACCTTTAAAAGTGTTCATCTTTAACTCCTTAACACatgttgaaattaaaaatactcCCAATCCTCTCTTCAACAGTTTTCTAATTAAGATTGTTTTTTGTATCTCTATGAATACATTGGCTATTTTTTAAAGAATATTTTTCTATGAAttctattgtttgtttttttaattgcataaatgtatatatttttatctatctatcaatCTATAATTATTTTGATTCTGGGGTGGGTGCAGAGGTCTCAGAAAGGTGCGTATCAAATATGCTACATCAGGCATCCTAACATACGGGAAAATGGGCCccacttgaaaaacaaaaacagaaatgcatCTTAAACATTATTAAAAGTTTTTCTTGATCAAAGAAAGCTGGCAACGATCAGGAGCAGAGCCATGTAGTAAACTCAAACCGTCATGAGGGTTTTACACACGTACACTTACATCTACTCTGAGGTTTACAATCCACATGCAACAAGCATGACATTCAGCTTTGTGAAGACATCATTTCCTCAGCAGATATTACGTTACAACTTATTTTTGTCCCCTTGTTCATTAAACAAACAAGGCAATCAGCCATCACTACAGGGGGCGTTTATTGTTTGGAGGACAAAGAGTACAGCGAGTGTGATCAGAAGCTATTTCCTGGTTTCATCTGATAGACAACAATAGAGGGAGTTCCCGGGAGATCGTATCCAGTCTGCTACCAATTAGTCAAATTGACAGGTGACGAATGACAGCATGTGCAAACACAATCACACATGCAGAAGGAATTAAGAGGGGCAACATTATGATTGCTGTTATAATGATGTTCAAAATCAGTTTAAAgaaaatttttaaaaaacagtcaCGTACTGATCATGTCTTGTATCGGGTACGGCTCTGTCCATTCGGAGTTTGTCGCTCTCCACCTGGTTGAACTTGTTCCTGGCGTAGGGGTCCTGACCTGGCCGGACTACCGTTGCTCCGACGTACAGATCCTGGTCGTAATCCTGCCAGCGCACCttacctacacacacaaacacacacacgtcaaCAAATGGTCCagtaaaattcaattcaaatttcatttaatttttcatttaattttttatttcattcaaaaaaaataaaataattcaatacaaatacaaatgttcttaaattgtgaatgaaaagggagcagaaagaagaagaatcttatctgatcagcccctttttccaagaaataacttcacaaataacataaattaaaaatactaataataaaaaacaacagataagtgaataaaaaaactaaaataaaattaaattaaattaccgccgcctatgggtatgtcaatcaaactcaactaacatatttcattatatttacttaacatacaggctttaattgtacttttgaatgtaatgtttgatttggattctttgttttctttattcagattgttccataaactgattcctttcacagaaacgcaacgttccatcaattttgtcctgcatcttggttttttaaaaatctctgttccttttaagttatacttgctttctcttttttcaaatattttctgaatgttgattggtaaagtttttttacgagctttaaacataatttgcagaatactatagtctactagttcatgaaatttcaacaattttaactgaaggaataataaatataaatgtatgaatgaataaatgtatttatataaaacgcagaatcatgaaaaatgtaatctcAAGGCCATTCAGCAATACGGTTCAACTCCAAATCAGTCCCACTgatacaaagccaataaaataacaataataatcactgcTTCACTAAGGAAACCAACGGACTgcatcaaaacattcattcgATACAATCCCCCGTCCTGATTAAGCACCAGGGCAAAGTTTGTggactggggaaaaaaatccccaTAAAAGTCCATAGAAGAtatgttgtgtgtttttctgtgtaaAAATAGAGTGCAACAGCTTCTGTGTTGTCAAAACAGAGATCAAACAGGATGAAGAAAAACTAGAATGTTTTAAAAACTTGCATGTAGATATGGCAAACGCTATAAGTCAGGATTTTCTGAGGAAACATTTTCTCAAAGCAATTTTCTAGTGAACAAAAACAAGTCTCAAGTAAACACAACATAttccaaaa
This genomic interval from Cololabis saira isolate AMF1-May2022 chromosome 2, fColSai1.1, whole genome shotgun sequence contains the following:
- the galnt2 gene encoding polypeptide N-acetylgalactosaminyltransferase 2, which gives rise to MRRKSRILLCFAVLWVLGIAYYFYSGTALNRKDEWGSSDLSNKGRSQNSDDKLHSLETLPPGKVRWQDYDQDLYVGATVVRPGQDPYARNKFNQVESDKLRMDRAVPDTRHDHCRHKQWKSDLPASSVVITFHNEARSALLRTVVSVLKKSPTHLVKEIILVDDYSDNPEDGALLGKIEKVRVLRNDRREGLMRSRVRGADAATAPVLTFLDSHCECNDHWLEPLLERVAEDKTRVVSPIIDVINMDNFQYVGASADLKGGFDWNLVFKWDYMTLEQRRARQGNPIAPIKTPMIAGGLFVMDKDYFELLGKYDMMMDVWGGENLEISFRVWQCGGSLEIIPCSRVGHVFRKQHPYTFPGGSGTVFARNTRRAAEVWMDEYKNFYYAAVPSARNVPYGNIQSRLEMKKRLGCKPFKWYLENVYPELRVPDHQDIAFGALQQGGNCLDTLGHFADGVVGVYECHNAGGNQEWALTKDKSVKHMDLCLTVVDRTAGSLIKLQGCRENDSRQKWEQIESNSKLRHLGSNLCLDSRSARMGGLTVEVCTTSLSQQWKFTLNLQS